The following coding sequences are from one Nitrospira sp. window:
- the ybeY gene encoding rRNA maturation RNase YbeY: MAIYLRVRLTRFAVRQTILAHVAERLLSAIGESRSELSLELIGDGRMRRLNREYRKKDRPTDVLAFPIREAVMPQGVRPVAHMLGDVVISLPTAVRQAKEAGRSIDDELTMLLVHGVLHLCGYDHERNPREAARMARRERTLFHRMSPVPRMVTLRTARQTRSR; encoded by the coding sequence ATGGCAATCTATCTTCGCGTGCGTCTCACGCGGTTTGCCGTCAGACAAACCATACTGGCCCATGTAGCTGAACGCCTCTTATCGGCGATTGGAGAGTCTCGGTCGGAACTGAGCCTGGAGTTGATTGGAGATGGACGTATGCGACGCCTGAACCGTGAGTATCGCAAGAAGGATCGACCAACGGATGTCCTGGCTTTCCCCATCCGTGAGGCCGTGATGCCTCAGGGTGTGCGTCCCGTTGCCCACATGCTCGGGGATGTTGTGATTTCATTGCCGACCGCCGTTCGCCAAGCAAAGGAAGCTGGACGATCGATCGATGATGAGCTGACGATGTTGTTGGTCCATGGGGTGCTTCATCTCTGTGGGTACGATCATGAACGTAATCCACGAGAAGCGGCGCGAATGGCGCGTCGTGAGCGAACATTGTTTCATCGGATGTCACCTGTGCCGCGCATGGTCACGCTTCGCACTGCACGCCAAACAAGGAGTCGTTGA
- a CDS encoding PhoH family protein: MRKLKLREGTNTAVLFGHHDRHLKLIEDELGVRLSARGEELTLDGLPEAVRQAERILVELASLTNQGISLQAEDVTHALSALRRSPEASLKDVLGESAMIVTNKRFVGPKSPTQKIYIEAIEQHDIVIAIGPAGTGKTYLAMAMAISALMNKEVSRIILARPAVEAGEKLGFLPGDIYEKVNPYLRPLYDALFDMMDMERANRLIERGDIEIAPLAFMRGRTLNDSFVILDEAQNATAEQMKMFLTRLGFHSKVVVTGDITQVDLPSDRVSGLIQVKDILHEIEGIEFVYFDEKDVVRHRLVQEIIKAYDRHQPVHGSDVRHTRGQVSSHQRPSSNPRKSPASGSSPGDPPSSPH; the protein is encoded by the coding sequence GTGCGTAAACTCAAACTACGAGAAGGCACTAATACCGCCGTCCTGTTCGGTCACCATGACCGGCATCTCAAGCTGATCGAAGACGAGTTGGGTGTCCGACTCTCTGCCCGCGGGGAAGAACTCACGCTGGATGGTCTTCCCGAAGCTGTTCGTCAAGCGGAACGCATTCTCGTTGAACTTGCCTCTCTGACCAACCAAGGGATATCACTCCAAGCTGAAGATGTCACCCATGCGCTCAGCGCATTGCGCCGAAGCCCTGAGGCGTCGCTTAAGGACGTGCTCGGCGAGTCGGCCATGATTGTGACGAATAAACGGTTTGTTGGTCCCAAGTCACCCACGCAGAAGATCTACATTGAAGCAATCGAGCAGCATGATATTGTCATTGCCATCGGACCGGCTGGAACGGGAAAGACCTATCTCGCTATGGCCATGGCGATCAGCGCGTTGATGAATAAAGAGGTGAGCCGGATTATTCTTGCGCGGCCGGCGGTTGAGGCAGGGGAAAAGCTCGGGTTCCTGCCCGGCGATATCTATGAGAAAGTGAATCCCTATCTGCGACCGCTCTATGACGCGCTGTTCGACATGATGGATATGGAGCGGGCGAATCGCTTGATCGAACGGGGAGATATTGAAATCGCCCCCCTGGCGTTTATGCGCGGGAGAACGCTCAATGATTCGTTTGTCATCTTGGACGAAGCACAAAATGCTACAGCAGAACAGATGAAGATGTTTCTCACGAGGCTGGGGTTCCATTCCAAAGTGGTCGTGACCGGCGACATCACGCAAGTTGATTTACCGAGTGATCGGGTGTCCGGCCTCATCCAGGTAAAAGACATTCTCCATGAGATTGAAGGAATTGAGTTCGTGTACTTCGACGAAAAGGATGTGGTTAGGCATCGATTGGTTCAAGAAATTATCAAGGCCTATGATCGCCACCAGCCAGTACACGGCAGTGATGTTCGGCATACTCGAGGGCAGGTCTCGTCTCACCAGCGTCCATCGTCCAATCCCCGCAAGTCGCCTGCGTCAGGCTCGTCGCCTGGCGATCCACCCAGCAGTCCTCATTGA